The following proteins are co-located in the Streptomyces sp. NBC_01198 genome:
- a CDS encoding HNH endonuclease: protein MPHVLVLNASYEPLGVVPLRRALVLVLNNKAVCLEESGAYLHSETQALPAPSVVKLTKFVRVPFRGTVPLTRRALFARDGGRCAYCGAAATSVDHVIPRSRGGQHAWENVVAACRRCNHVKADRHVAELGWRLRHQPAPPSGLAWRIIGTGHRDPRWLPYLQPFGADDALARIDGISA, encoded by the coding sequence GTGCCGCATGTCCTGGTCCTGAACGCGTCGTACGAGCCGCTCGGCGTCGTACCGCTCCGCCGCGCGCTCGTCCTCGTGCTGAACAACAAGGCCGTATGCCTAGAGGAATCCGGCGCCTATCTGCACAGCGAGACACAGGCGCTGCCCGCGCCCAGTGTCGTCAAGCTCACCAAATTCGTCCGTGTGCCGTTCCGGGGCACCGTTCCGCTGACCCGCAGGGCGCTCTTCGCCCGGGACGGCGGCAGGTGCGCCTACTGCGGGGCCGCCGCCACCAGCGTCGACCATGTCATCCCGCGCAGCCGGGGCGGCCAGCATGCCTGGGAGAACGTGGTCGCGGCGTGCAGGCGCTGCAACCATGTCAAGGCCGACCGCCATGTCGCCGAGCTCGGCTGGCGGCTGCGCCATCAACCCGCGCCGCCTTCGGGACTGGCCTGGCGGATCATCGGGACCGGTCACCGGGACCCGCGCTGGCTGCCATATCTGCAACCTTTCGGCGCGGATGACGCCCTGGCCCGGATCGACGGCATATCGGCCTGA